Proteins encoded by one window of Acetivibrio thermocellus ATCC 27405:
- a CDS encoding methyl-accepting chemotaxis protein, with the protein MISKMNLTTKMMVFIGTVTAIALAATIIISYVLSSNMAIEEGFAKVEEMAYRYSNEVKAEIELPLDTARTLAQTFEAMRATSTPDRDVMNSILRNVLEKEERFNGVWTLWEPNALDGKDAEYAGKPGYDETGRFLPLWNRDTGTIQQVAIVDYETGDFYNLPKQTGEETVTNPYLYPVNGEYAPMSSIVVPIKYNGQFVGVAGVDVILSTFQDKVVKIRPYERGYASLVSNDGVYVADINEENIFTPIADEKAKAAIKNGEVYTTTEYCEILKEEVYKVYVPIKFGNTKTPWSFVVTAPMSKVMEKANMIRNASLILGIVALAILLVIIFFITRSVVGPIKELTNVAEKIAEDNLSTEINIIKTQDEVGNLSRAFHKMQQNLRDIAHTAEKIAQGDLSDDRILKEDGKQAGDLTGAFNVMVTNLKQLKNEIDSITMAVEEGKLGVRGNEEAFKGGWKELLKGINKTLDAVIAPIREASLVLQEVAKGNLNVAVTGDYKGENAIIKDNLNMTIDNINQILWEVTAAAEQVASSSRQVAVSSESLSQGATEQASTIEEITSSMEQIAAQTKQNAINANKASELALSVKNNAIQGKSHMEDMLVSMQNINKSSSDISRIIKVIDDIAFQTNILALNAAVEAARAGQHGKGFAVVAEEVRNLAERSARAARETTEMIESSIRTVETGTKIAHETAEALNKIVDGVTETSALAEEIASASKEQDLGISQVNQAISQVAEVIHANSVEAEESASANEELSKQANMLKESLSRFKLKPNSSEASKVDSIRPEVMRMLEDMVEKKMSSHHLDESKHKGKGNKEPETKAQILLDNKEFGKY; encoded by the coding sequence TTGATTAGCAAAATGAATTTGACAACAAAAATGATGGTGTTTATCGGTACTGTTACTGCTATAGCTTTAGCAGCAACAATTATTATAAGTTATGTATTATCAAGTAATATGGCAATAGAAGAGGGATTTGCAAAAGTGGAAGAAATGGCTTACAGATACAGCAATGAAGTAAAAGCGGAGATAGAACTTCCCCTCGACACTGCCAGGACTTTGGCTCAAACTTTTGAGGCAATGAGAGCTACGAGTACTCCTGACAGAGATGTAATGAACAGTATATTAAGAAATGTATTGGAGAAGGAAGAGCGTTTTAATGGAGTATGGACATTGTGGGAACCCAATGCCCTTGACGGCAAGGACGCAGAGTATGCCGGAAAACCGGGATATGACGAAACAGGAAGGTTTTTGCCTCTTTGGAACAGAGATACGGGTACCATACAGCAAGTCGCGATAGTTGACTATGAGACGGGAGATTTTTATAATCTTCCGAAGCAAACCGGTGAGGAAACCGTTACAAATCCCTACCTTTATCCGGTTAACGGCGAATATGCTCCCATGTCGAGCATTGTTGTTCCTATAAAATACAATGGTCAGTTTGTAGGAGTTGCAGGAGTTGACGTTATTTTGAGCACTTTCCAGGACAAGGTCGTAAAAATAAGACCCTATGAAAGAGGGTATGCATCGCTTGTTTCCAACGACGGTGTATATGTTGCGGACATAAACGAAGAAAATATTTTTACACCGATAGCTGACGAGAAAGCTAAGGCTGCAATAAAGAACGGCGAGGTATATACTACTACGGAATATTGTGAAATATTAAAGGAAGAGGTTTATAAGGTTTATGTTCCAATAAAGTTTGGAAATACAAAGACTCCATGGTCTTTTGTCGTAACGGCTCCAATGAGCAAAGTTATGGAAAAGGCCAATATGATTAGAAATGCATCATTAATTTTAGGAATTGTCGCGTTGGCAATATTGCTGGTTATTATTTTCTTTATCACGAGAAGTGTTGTAGGCCCAATTAAGGAGCTTACCAATGTTGCCGAAAAGATAGCGGAAGACAATCTTTCAACGGAAATAAACATAATTAAAACTCAGGATGAAGTTGGCAACTTGTCAAGAGCGTTCCATAAAATGCAGCAAAACCTGAGAGACATTGCCCATACGGCAGAAAAAATAGCCCAGGGCGATTTGTCGGATGACAGGATATTGAAAGAAGACGGAAAGCAGGCCGGAGATTTGACAGGGGCTTTCAATGTGATGGTGACAAACTTGAAACAGTTGAAAAATGAAATTGATTCGATAACGATGGCAGTTGAAGAAGGTAAACTTGGCGTAAGAGGAAACGAGGAAGCATTCAAGGGTGGATGGAAGGAGCTGCTGAAAGGCATAAACAAGACTCTTGATGCTGTGATTGCGCCTATTAGGGAAGCTTCCCTTGTTTTACAGGAAGTTGCAAAAGGTAATTTAAATGTCGCTGTGACAGGAGACTACAAAGGAGAGAATGCCATAATAAAAGACAATTTGAACATGACTATCGACAATATTAACCAGATACTCTGGGAGGTAACGGCGGCTGCCGAACAGGTGGCATCAAGCTCAAGACAAGTGGCGGTATCGAGTGAGTCACTGTCTCAGGGAGCTACGGAGCAGGCAAGTACAATAGAAGAAATAACATCATCGATGGAGCAGATAGCAGCCCAAACCAAGCAAAATGCAATAAATGCAAACAAAGCAAGTGAACTGGCATTAAGTGTGAAGAACAATGCCATCCAGGGTAAAAGTCATATGGAAGACATGCTTGTATCGATGCAGAATATAAATAAATCATCATCGGATATTTCAAGGATAATCAAGGTAATAGATGATATTGCGTTCCAGACAAATATATTGGCACTGAATGCGGCAGTGGAGGCTGCAAGAGCCGGACAGCACGGAAAAGGATTTGCAGTTGTTGCGGAAGAGGTCAGAAACCTGGCTGAAAGAAGTGCCAGAGCGGCAAGGGAAACCACCGAAATGATAGAAAGTTCTATAAGAACTGTGGAAACCGGAACTAAAATTGCACATGAAACCGCAGAGGCGTTGAACAAAATAGTCGACGGTGTAACGGAAACGTCTGCGTTGGCGGAAGAAATAGCTTCAGCATCCAAAGAACAAGATTTGGGAATTTCACAGGTAAATCAGGCAATATCCCAAGTTGCGGAAGTAATACATGCAAACTCTGTGGAGGCGGAAGAAAGTGCATCTGCCAATGAGGAACTGTCAAAGCAGGCAAATATGTTGAAAGAATCCTTAAGTAGATTCAAGCTAAAGCCAAATTCTTCGGAAGCATCAAAGGTTGACAGTATAAGGCCTGAAGTGATGCGAATGCTTGAGGATATGGTTGAGAAAAAAATGAGTTCCCACCATTTGGATGAGTCAAAGCATAAAGGAAAAGGGAACAAGGAACCTGAGACAAAAGCTCAAATATTGCTGGACAACAAAGAGTTTGGCAAGTATTGA
- a CDS encoding DUF4190 domain-containing protein has translation MKLCPNCGKLNEDFAGTCSQCGSLLNSSNNNSEREYNAYVSVNEQQYAKTNGLAIASLVLGISSFLFACCCGLGIIPSILAIVFGFISKDKIKQSNGFEKGDGLALAGIILGFVGILFALISFVVSPAFWQGFIEGISDSYIDF, from the coding sequence ATGAAATTATGTCCAAATTGCGGCAAATTAAATGAAGATTTTGCCGGTACATGCAGCCAATGCGGATCTCTTTTGAACAGTTCCAACAATAACAGTGAAAGAGAGTATAATGCATATGTCAGCGTTAATGAACAGCAATATGCGAAAACCAACGGTTTGGCAATAGCGTCATTGGTACTTGGAATATCGTCATTCCTGTTTGCCTGCTGCTGTGGTCTTGGTATTATACCTTCAATACTGGCTATTGTATTCGGTTTTATATCCAAAGATAAGATAAAGCAGTCGAACGGATTCGAAAAAGGCGATGGATTGGCACTGGCCGGAATTATATTGGGCTTTGTAGGAATATTGTTTGCATTGATTTCTTTTGTAGTGTCTCCGGCGTTCTGGCAGGGATTTATAGAAGGAATTAGCGACTCATATATTGATTTTTGA
- a CDS encoding DUF4190 domain-containing protein, whose amino-acid sequence MKRCPKCNFLNEDFAATCGSCGASFFGPGIIRKFKDPNTNLYAKYALVLGIISIPLIYLCLGWITGATAIAFGIVAKYKIKKSQGTQAGGTMAMIGIVLGIIGVGAAVALLIYAALMTDPVVCRLPESLEIYLNEKGNN is encoded by the coding sequence ATGAAACGATGTCCTAAGTGTAATTTTCTTAATGAAGATTTTGCCGCCACATGCGGAAGTTGCGGTGCTTCCTTTTTTGGACCGGGGATAATAAGGAAGTTCAAGGACCCCAATACCAATCTTTATGCCAAATATGCATTGGTACTTGGTATTATTTCAATACCGCTTATATATCTATGTCTTGGGTGGATAACCGGAGCAACTGCCATTGCTTTTGGAATTGTGGCAAAATACAAGATAAAAAAATCGCAAGGTACCCAGGCCGGCGGTACCATGGCCATGATTGGAATTGTCCTTGGTATTATAGGAGTGGGAGCGGCCGTTGCTCTTCTTATATATGCTGCTCTTATGACGGATCCGGTGGTTTGCAGACTTCCCGAAAGTCTTGAGATTTATCTTAATGAGAAAGGAAATAATTGA
- a CDS encoding DUF2752 domain-containing protein: MVTNGKATAFKLGGYFFKIGLPCIFKAATGYNCPACGMTRSFIYMSDLNISAAWAMNRAGVLLYLFCLLQIPYRFMLIFNRKIPFQRIVTAFGIVFLIVVCFVTVGQFVFQFF, translated from the coding sequence ATGGTCACAAACGGAAAAGCAACCGCTTTCAAACTCGGGGGATATTTTTTTAAAATCGGGCTGCCCTGTATCTTTAAGGCGGCTACGGGATATAACTGTCCGGCATGCGGTATGACGAGAAGCTTTATATACATGAGTGATCTTAATATTTCTGCCGCCTGGGCCATGAACAGGGCGGGTGTTTTGTTATATTTGTTTTGCCTGCTGCAAATTCCTTATAGGTTTATGCTCATTTTTAATCGAAAAATACCTTTTCAAAGAATAGTAACCGCTTTTGGGATTGTTTTTCTTATAGTCGTTTGTTTTGTGACGGTAGGACAGTTTGTTTTTCAGTTTTTTTAA
- a CDS encoding phosphoglycerate dehydrogenase — translation MYTIQTLNKISLKGLELFPRDSYEIATEISNPDAILVRSYDMLSMELPKNLKAIARAGAGVNNIPVEKCTERGIVVFNTPGANANAVKELVLASLFMSSRKIYKGISWVQSLKGKGNEVAELVEKYKSQFAGPEIKGKKLGVIGLGAIGGLVANDAVALGMEVIGYDPFISIDSAWELSSSVEKAVSLDYLLSTCDYITIHVPFNPKTKGMINKEKFEIMKKGVRLLNFARGGLVVNKDLLEAIENGTVACYVTDFPEDELLGNDNIITLPHLGASTPESEENCAVMAASQLRDFLEYGNIKNSVNFPNCELPYTGNVRVIVAHDNIPNMFGQITSLIARNGINIGDMISKHKDKIGYTILNVEREISDEIVENIRAIEGVRMVRVINKTK, via the coding sequence ATGTATACTATTCAAACACTTAACAAGATTTCACTAAAAGGCTTGGAGCTTTTTCCAAGAGATTCCTATGAAATAGCCACAGAAATATCCAATCCCGACGCAATTCTTGTAAGGAGCTATGACATGCTCAGCATGGAGCTTCCGAAGAATCTTAAGGCCATTGCCAGAGCCGGGGCCGGAGTCAACAACATCCCTGTTGAAAAGTGCACCGAAAGAGGAATTGTGGTTTTCAATACACCGGGCGCAAATGCAAATGCCGTAAAAGAACTTGTTCTCGCATCACTGTTTATGTCATCCCGCAAAATATACAAAGGTATTTCCTGGGTTCAGTCCCTCAAAGGCAAAGGAAATGAAGTGGCTGAATTGGTGGAAAAGTACAAATCCCAGTTCGCCGGACCCGAAATAAAAGGGAAAAAACTTGGGGTTATCGGTCTTGGCGCCATAGGTGGATTGGTTGCCAACGATGCTGTTGCTTTGGGTATGGAAGTAATCGGTTATGACCCGTTTATTTCCATAGACTCCGCCTGGGAGCTTTCAAGCTCGGTAGAAAAAGCAGTAAGTCTTGACTATCTGCTTTCCACCTGTGACTACATAACCATACACGTGCCTTTCAATCCTAAAACCAAAGGTATGATAAACAAAGAGAAATTTGAGATAATGAAAAAAGGTGTGAGGCTTTTGAACTTTGCAAGAGGCGGACTTGTAGTCAACAAGGACCTCCTTGAAGCAATAGAAAACGGCACTGTTGCCTGCTATGTCACCGACTTCCCTGAAGACGAACTGCTTGGCAACGACAATATTATTACTTTGCCCCATCTCGGCGCTTCAACACCGGAATCCGAGGAAAACTGCGCCGTAATGGCGGCAAGCCAGCTTCGTGATTTCCTTGAATACGGCAACATCAAAAACTCCGTAAACTTCCCCAACTGTGAACTTCCCTACACAGGAAACGTCAGAGTAATTGTCGCCCATGACAACATACCCAACATGTTTGGCCAAATTACTTCTCTTATAGCCCGCAACGGAATCAATATCGGGGATATGATAAGCAAACACAAGGATAAAATCGGATACACAATTTTGAATGTCGAAAGAGAAATTTCCGATGAAATTGTAGAGAACATAAGAGCAATAGAAGGAGTAAGAATGGTGAGAGTAATTAACAAGACCAAATAA